A genomic region of Nostoc sp. UHCC 0702 contains the following coding sequences:
- a CDS encoding phosphate-starvation-inducible PsiE family protein, giving the protein MQKRLKSRFLFFDRWLDRHSIVRNMEAFQDLIVIVLCLGLFAVMLMQLWGIFIALTQPLDYKQVTAKILFVLILVELFRLLMVYLQEHSIAVGVAVEVTIVSVLREIVVHGALEISGIQTAALCGLLLILGGLLVVCAKTPHMDCISANTKLCPIVHQGGRERQNDLEFQYSRHYDESQPLG; this is encoded by the coding sequence ATGCAAAAGCGCTTGAAGAGTCGATTTTTATTTTTTGATCGCTGGCTTGATCGGCATTCGATTGTTCGCAACATGGAGGCTTTTCAAGACTTAATTGTGATTGTCCTCTGTTTGGGTTTGTTCGCCGTCATGCTGATGCAGTTATGGGGGATATTTATTGCCCTGACGCAGCCACTAGACTATAAACAGGTGACAGCTAAAATCCTATTTGTGTTGATTTTGGTAGAGTTATTTCGACTTTTAATGGTCTATTTGCAAGAGCATAGCATCGCTGTTGGAGTAGCAGTTGAAGTCACAATTGTATCAGTATTGCGAGAAATAGTTGTTCACGGTGCGCTAGAAATTTCAGGAATTCAAACAGCAGCACTTTGTGGCTTATTACTGATTTTAGGTGGGTTATTGGTAGTGTGTGCCAAAACCCCACACATGGATTGCATCAGTGCGAATACAAAATTGTGCCCTATTGTCCATCAAGGAGGTAGAGAACGGCAAAACGACCTGGAATTTCAGTATTCACGTCATTATGATGAAAGCCAACCTTTGGGGTAA
- a CDS encoding ATP-binding protein has translation MVKNSYDADATECTVELINTSAIGGSIIISDNGIGMDKDAISEGWLVLGRSKKANRKVTQLGRLPVGNKGLGRLAALQMGSQVFLKTRPKDEPGIEYFLTINWDDFQEADVVEDVAFNIQKTSTDKQHGTDIIVNNLKNIFNKRDIQRLARELLLLADPFDNHAGFRLKLIAPEFSEIEKQVNNAYFDDAEYHLQASINEFGIAEAKLLDWQKNVIFHAKDSDISEKPYKTPATEFDLWVFFLNPQTFSARKASVSFTQVREWLAQVGNVRLYHRGLRVKPYGDPDDDWLNLNYARARNPEVRPSTKTVIGRVIVNDPDDMLLQKTDRLGFIENEAFLELKRFAIDVLEWMAKERLKVTETQRQRVKKQVPRDITEAKARIEEVIEAEVPQESRPKVLEAVQQYENVTERETKVLREDLQLYRSLATAGTTAAVFAHESAKPVTSIEKIAKKIEKMGKKFLGEKYEHYLGEPVRKLYQVSKSLQRFSNFPLHLLKREKRRAGVVDVHSVIDDVVALFQNFFDEAEIQIIKEKFDGKPCIYGSDALLEAIVTNFLTNAINAFNVEGGRIEERQVIIRTETEGSNLKIKFLDNGSGIHNIKLDEIWLPGKTTREGGTGLGLTIVRDSVTDLGGSVDAIPKGELGGAEFIVELTLIRE, from the coding sequence TTGGTTAAGAACTCTTATGATGCTGATGCTACTGAATGCACAGTAGAACTGATCAATACCAGCGCCATAGGCGGCTCGATTATTATTTCAGATAACGGTATTGGTATGGATAAAGATGCCATTAGCGAGGGATGGCTAGTGTTAGGTCGCTCAAAAAAAGCTAACCGTAAAGTAACTCAATTAGGTCGCTTACCTGTAGGAAATAAAGGATTAGGTAGGTTAGCCGCTCTACAGATGGGTTCTCAAGTATTCTTGAAAACTAGACCTAAAGATGAACCAGGAATCGAATATTTTTTAACGATTAATTGGGATGATTTTCAGGAAGCTGATGTAGTAGAAGATGTTGCTTTTAATATCCAAAAAACTAGTACAGATAAACAACATGGAACTGATATTATCGTCAATAATCTGAAAAATATATTTAATAAACGTGATATCCAAAGACTAGCTAGGGAACTTTTACTGCTAGCAGATCCATTTGATAATCATGCAGGTTTTCGCCTGAAACTTATTGCTCCAGAATTTTCTGAAATTGAAAAACAAGTAAACAATGCTTACTTTGATGATGCAGAATATCATTTGCAAGCTAGCATAAATGAATTTGGTATTGCTGAAGCCAAATTACTAGACTGGCAGAAAAACGTAATTTTTCATGCAAAAGATAGTGATATTTCTGAAAAGCCTTACAAAACGCCTGCAACAGAATTTGATCTGTGGGTATTCTTTTTAAATCCTCAAACTTTCTCAGCCAGAAAGGCTTCTGTTTCTTTCACACAAGTTAGAGAATGGCTTGCTCAAGTAGGGAATGTTCGCCTATATCATCGAGGTTTGCGGGTAAAACCCTATGGAGATCCGGACGATGATTGGTTGAATTTAAATTATGCACGAGCAAGAAATCCAGAGGTACGTCCTTCAACTAAAACAGTTATTGGTAGAGTAATTGTTAATGATCCTGATGATATGTTACTTCAGAAAACGGATCGACTTGGTTTTATTGAAAATGAAGCTTTTTTAGAGTTAAAACGCTTCGCAATTGATGTGTTGGAGTGGATGGCAAAAGAAAGGCTTAAAGTCACTGAAACCCAAAGACAAAGGGTTAAGAAACAAGTTCCTCGTGATATTACAGAAGCTAAAGCCAGAATTGAAGAAGTTATTGAAGCAGAAGTTCCTCAAGAATCTCGTCCTAAAGTCTTAGAAGCTGTTCAGCAATATGAAAATGTAACAGAACGTGAAACCAAGGTATTACGTGAAGACCTTCAGCTTTATCGTAGTCTGGCTACAGCGGGAACAACCGCAGCAGTTTTCGCTCATGAATCTGCTAAACCAGTGACTTCAATTGAAAAAATAGCTAAGAAAATAGAAAAAATGGGTAAAAAATTTCTAGGAGAAAAATATGAACACTATTTAGGAGAACCAGTTAGAAAGCTTTATCAAGTAAGTAAGTCATTACAACGCTTTTCCAATTTTCCTCTGCATCTGTTGAAACGAGAAAAACGTCGCGCAGGTGTTGTAGATGTCCATAGTGTTATTGATGATGTCGTTGCACTTTTCCAAAATTTTTTCGATGAAGCTGAAATTCAAATTATCAAAGAAAAATTTGATGGTAAACCTTGTATTTATGGAAGCGATGCTTTGCTAGAAGCAATTGTTACAAATTTTTTAACAAATGCTATAAATGCTTTTAACGTCGAAGGTGGACGCATAGAAGAACGTCAAGTAATTATCAGAACTGAAACTGAAGGAAGTAATTTAAAAATTAAATTTTTAGATAACGGTTCAGGAATTCATAATATCAAATTAGACGAAATTTGGCTACCTGGTAAAACCACTAGGGAAGGTGGTACAGGTTTAGGATTGACAATTGTCAGAGATTCTGTAACTGATCTGGGAGGTTCGGTAGATGCAATTCCAAAAGGTGAATTAGGTGGAGCAGAATTTATTGTAGAGTTAACACTTATTAGGGAGTAA
- a CDS encoding phosphate ABC transporter substrate-binding protein, which yields MSQKSGPPPIVFILLFIILLGGGYWYFSKQQPASTVPVTNFSPGPDSVPSGTTVKIDGSTSMVTINQNLKRAFERQFPGTSVVATANGSQNGIADLIAGRVDIAAVSRPLTAQEQSQGLVAVPLTTDAIAIVVGKANPFNQGLTNAQVADIFQGKINNWSAVGGNNGTIRVINRPAVSGTHQTFQEIVLKGANFGAGSNFATLPRDATTPLLQALGTDSIGYATFAQVANQQTVRVVPIDGLTPDASGYPYTRQLSYVYKNPPSPGIQAFLGYATSPQGQQTIILEN from the coding sequence ATGAGTCAAAAAAGCGGGCCGCCTCCAATCGTTTTTATCCTTTTATTTATAATTTTGCTTGGTGGTGGTTACTGGTACTTTTCCAAACAGCAACCAGCATCTACAGTACCAGTTACTAATTTTTCCCCAGGCCCAGATTCAGTCCCTAGCGGTACTACTGTGAAGATAGACGGTTCTACTAGCATGGTGACAATTAACCAAAATCTCAAAAGAGCTTTTGAGAGGCAGTTTCCTGGTACTAGTGTTGTAGCTACTGCTAACGGTTCTCAAAATGGGATTGCGGATCTGATTGCTGGTAGAGTGGATATTGCAGCGGTATCTCGACCTTTGACTGCACAAGAACAAAGCCAGGGATTAGTAGCAGTTCCTTTAACTACGGATGCGATCGCTATTGTAGTTGGCAAAGCAAATCCTTTCAATCAAGGATTAACGAACGCCCAAGTAGCAGATATTTTTCAAGGTAAAATTAATAACTGGTCGGCAGTCGGTGGTAACAATGGAACTATCCGAGTCATTAATCGCCCAGCAGTTAGTGGAACCCATCAAACATTCCAAGAAATCGTCCTGAAGGGGGCTAATTTTGGCGCAGGATCAAACTTTGCAACACTACCACGAGATGCCACAACTCCCCTACTCCAAGCTTTAGGAACTGATAGCATAGGCTATGCTACCTTTGCACAAGTTGCCAATCAGCAAACAGTGCGAGTTGTTCCCATTGATGGTTTAACTCCAGATGCCAGTGGTTATCCCTACACTCGACAACTTTCTTATGTGTATAAAAACCCTCCAAGTCCTGGTATTCAAGCGTTCTTGGGTTATGCAACTTCGCCTCAAGGACAGCAAACTATAATTTTAGAGAATTAA
- a CDS encoding Uma2 family endonuclease: MVTLQLRQLSVPPGHRVILHNVNWQEFEAILKELGDHRATRLAYSQGTLEMRMPLPKHEKAKVIIGDLVKILLEELEIDCESFGSTTFKREDMAFGVEPDDSFYIQNHTQMIGKERIDLTVDPPPDLAIEIDVTSKTQLDAYEALGVPELWRYEDGKLEISILQDGKYIKSEISLIFPNLPIVDVIPRFVEQSRSIGRSPTLRAFRQWVREQS, encoded by the coding sequence ATGGTAACACTTCAATTGCGACAATTAAGTGTGCCTCCGGGACACAGAGTAATACTTCATAATGTTAACTGGCAAGAATTTGAGGCAATTTTAAAAGAACTTGGCGACCATCGAGCCACTCGCTTGGCTTATAGCCAGGGAACTTTGGAGATGAGAATGCCATTACCAAAGCATGAGAAAGCCAAAGTGATCATTGGGGATTTGGTGAAAATTCTGCTGGAGGAGTTAGAAATTGACTGTGAGTCTTTTGGCTCAACCACCTTTAAGCGTGAAGATATGGCTTTTGGTGTAGAGCCTGATGACTCTTTCTACATTCAAAATCATACTCAAATGATTGGTAAAGAGCGAATAGATTTGACAGTTGATCCGCCACCTGATTTAGCAATTGAAATTGATGTTACTTCCAAAACTCAACTTGATGCTTACGAAGCCTTGGGAGTTCCTGAACTTTGGCGATATGAAGACGGAAAGTTAGAAATTAGTATTCTTCAGGATGGAAAATATATTAAGTCTGAAATTAGCCTTATTTTTCCCAACTTACCAATTGTTGATGTAATTCCCCGTTTTGTTGAACAGAGCAGAAGTATAGGTAGAAGTCCCACACTCAGAGCTTTTAGACAGTGGGTGAGAGAGCAAAGTTGA
- a CDS encoding tetratricopeptide repeat protein, with product MRLSFYKCRIAGITSLLLVGSNILSPLASPLPPILREGPKSPLHPCTPAPLLPCSPTPPKLAQSSTQTATNWLNQGLQLIQVGRLQDAIAAFQKATQIEPNLAAAHYNLGLALRQTGQLKPAAEAFYRATQADPKFALAFANLGGALLEGNNLQQANDYLQRAVELDPKLGFAHYNLGLVREQQGNWDSAIASFKKAMEYSKNAPEPPYHIGMCYLQQGKLDQARDAFRQAIKLNPKYPEAHYNLGTIWFSKGKLPEALESFRKSAQANSNYPNAYYGAGLVFMQQKQYAQAAQVFQYARDLYNAQSNLQWARNAEQLLQQAQNLNYQPR from the coding sequence ATGAGATTATCATTCTATAAATGTCGCATAGCAGGAATTACCAGTTTGCTATTAGTGGGTAGCAACATCCTCTCCCCCCTTGCTTCCCCTTTACCCCCTATCCTCAGAGAAGGCCCCAAGTCCCCCCTGCACCCTTGCACCCCTGCTCCCCTGCTCCCCTGCTCCCCAACTCCCCCCAAACTAGCCCAATCTAGTACTCAAACTGCGACAAACTGGTTAAACCAAGGCTTACAATTAATTCAGGTGGGAAGGTTACAAGATGCGATCGCAGCCTTTCAAAAAGCAACCCAAATAGAGCCAAACTTAGCAGCAGCGCATTACAATTTAGGTTTAGCATTGCGGCAAACAGGACAATTAAAGCCAGCTGCGGAAGCATTTTATCGAGCAACCCAGGCTGATCCCAAGTTTGCCTTAGCTTTTGCTAATTTAGGCGGAGCATTGTTAGAGGGTAATAATTTACAGCAGGCTAACGATTACTTGCAACGAGCAGTAGAACTCGACCCGAAACTGGGTTTTGCTCATTATAACTTAGGGTTGGTACGAGAACAGCAAGGAAATTGGGATAGTGCGATCGCTTCCTTTAAAAAAGCAATGGAATATAGTAAAAATGCCCCAGAACCACCCTACCATATAGGGATGTGTTATCTTCAACAAGGCAAACTTGATCAAGCCAGAGATGCATTCCGTCAAGCAATAAAACTTAATCCTAAATATCCAGAAGCTCACTATAATCTCGGTACTATTTGGTTTAGTAAAGGTAAATTGCCAGAAGCATTAGAATCTTTTAGAAAATCCGCGCAAGCAAACTCCAACTATCCCAATGCTTATTACGGTGCTGGCTTAGTTTTTATGCAGCAAAAACAGTATGCACAAGCGGCGCAAGTATTTCAATATGCTAGAGATTTATACAATGCTCAAAGTAATCTTCAATGGGCAAGAAATGCCGAACAATTGTTACAACAAGCACAAAATTTAAATTACCAACCCCGCTGA
- a CDS encoding elongation factor G, whose product MNEKVKSGSRNVAIVGPYLSGKTTLLESLLFVTGAISRKGSVKDGNTVGDSATESRDRHMSVEVGTANTEYEGTRFTFIDCPGSVEFAQETYNALMGVDAAIVVCEPIRDRVLTLAPLFKFLDDWEIPHLVFVNKMDRANINVLETLHALKAVSSRPLVAHQYPIMQGEQLTGFIDMVSEQAYKYHPGAPADPIPFPESLKQEEHTARAEMLEALANFDDHLLEELLEDIEPPQEEILKDLKMELGADLVVPVFFGVAELDYGVRPLLEALLREAPEPETTAERRLKNTKGNTPLAQVLKTYYTPQGGKLSLVRVWRGKLTDGIVLNGIRAGGIYRLMGQQQQSVNEVGAGEIVALSRMEGIKTGDILSTEQSAIQLPKAEQLEPVYALAITPEKRNDEVKLSSAITKLLEEDPSLAWEQHGDTHEVILWGQGEIHLQVALDRLRRKYNLPMTTHLPQVPYKETIRKPVASVHGRYKHQSGGHGQFGDVFLDIKPLPRGEGFNFKETIVGGVVPRQYIPGVEMGVREFLAHGPLGFPVVDVAVTLTNGSYHNVDSSEQAFKQAARLAMQTGIPQAQPTLLEPILRVSVSTPSDFTSKVLQLLSGRRGQILGYEARNDWQGWDSVSAYLPQAEMQDFIVELRSLTLGVGSFHWEYDHLQEVPEKLAERVIASNGNGSNGNGK is encoded by the coding sequence ATGAACGAAAAAGTAAAATCGGGTTCGCGGAACGTTGCAATTGTTGGGCCTTATTTGAGTGGAAAAACTACTCTACTAGAAAGCTTGTTATTTGTCACAGGGGCGATTTCCCGCAAAGGCAGTGTTAAGGATGGTAACACAGTGGGAGATAGTGCAACCGAATCGCGCGATCGCCACATGAGTGTAGAGGTTGGCACGGCTAACACCGAATATGAAGGAACTCGTTTTACCTTTATTGATTGTCCAGGTTCGGTGGAATTTGCTCAAGAAACATACAATGCTTTAATGGGAGTTGATGCAGCAATTGTAGTTTGCGAACCCATACGCGATCGCGTCTTGACTCTTGCTCCTTTATTTAAGTTTCTAGATGATTGGGAAATTCCCCACCTCGTCTTTGTTAACAAAATGGATCGGGCAAATATTAACGTTTTGGAAACATTACATGCCCTCAAAGCAGTTTCTAGTCGTCCTTTAGTAGCCCACCAATACCCCATCATGCAAGGGGAACAACTCACCGGCTTTATTGATATGGTGAGCGAACAAGCATACAAATATCATCCAGGGGCACCCGCTGACCCTATACCCTTCCCCGAAAGCTTAAAACAAGAAGAACATACAGCACGGGCAGAAATGCTGGAAGCCCTGGCAAATTTTGACGACCATTTACTCGAAGAACTTTTAGAAGATATAGAACCACCCCAAGAAGAAATCCTTAAGGATTTAAAAATGGAATTAGGGGCAGATTTAGTAGTACCTGTTTTCTTTGGGGTGGCAGAACTAGATTATGGTGTTAGACCTTTGTTAGAAGCCTTGTTGCGGGAAGCACCAGAACCAGAAACCACAGCAGAACGTCGCTTAAAAAACACAAAAGGCAATACACCTTTAGCCCAAGTATTAAAAACTTACTACACTCCCCAAGGTGGCAAACTTTCCCTAGTGCGGGTTTGGCGTGGCAAATTAACTGATGGTATCGTCCTGAATGGCATTCGCGCCGGTGGAATTTATCGCCTCATGGGACAACAACAGCAATCAGTTAATGAAGTTGGTGCTGGTGAAATTGTGGCTTTGAGCCGTATGGAGGGAATCAAGACAGGAGATATACTCTCTACAGAACAGTCAGCAATACAATTACCCAAGGCTGAACAGTTGGAACCAGTCTATGCTCTGGCTATTACACCAGAAAAACGCAACGATGAAGTTAAGCTTAGCAGTGCCATCACCAAGCTGTTAGAAGAAGACCCTTCCCTGGCTTGGGAACAACACGGCGACACCCACGAAGTTATCCTTTGGGGTCAAGGCGAAATTCATTTGCAAGTTGCTTTAGACAGACTGCGCCGCAAGTATAACTTGCCCATGACTACCCACTTGCCGCAAGTGCCTTACAAAGAAACCATCCGCAAACCTGTAGCATCAGTGCATGGGCGTTACAAGCATCAAAGCGGTGGTCACGGACAGTTTGGTGATGTTTTCCTGGATATCAAACCCTTACCACGCGGTGAAGGCTTTAACTTCAAGGAGACTATTGTTGGGGGTGTAGTTCCCAGACAATACATTCCTGGGGTAGAAATGGGCGTGCGGGAGTTTCTCGCACATGGGCCTTTAGGCTTCCCCGTGGTGGATGTGGCGGTAACGCTAACCAATGGTTCTTACCACAACGTGGATAGTTCCGAACAAGCCTTTAAACAAGCTGCGCGTTTGGCAATGCAAACGGGGATACCCCAAGCGCAACCTACCCTGTTAGAACCGATTTTGCGCGTGTCAGTGTCAACACCTAGTGATTTTACTTCCAAGGTGTTGCAACTGCTGAGTGGCAGACGGGGGCAAATTCTGGGCTATGAAGCTAGAAACGATTGGCAAGGCTGGGACAGTGTATCTGCATATTTGCCCCAAGCAGAGATGCAAGACTTTATTGTAGAGTTGCGATCGCTTACCCTCGGCGTTGGTTCTTTCCACTGGGAATATGACCATTTGCAAGAAGTGCCGGAAAAACTCGCCGAACGTGTTATAGCTAGCAACGGCAATGGTAGTAACGGTAACGGCAAGTAG
- a CDS encoding PspA/IM30 family protein, translated as MKKVVYWLMGERAGRTIVGTWNWLWGMPVESGGKVAVAVAEESLQSMQESVQKLAQAVAMQEASYQTAKTKYQTKVKELQTLEQQASIAQRSGNQEAARMAMTKAIQTEQILPKLEEMVKQAEAAVNASKDKLNRERMKLETYKADMQNMKDMSEVNEALAMIAKVNNEFDIGSAKSDFEKAKSAVERRNLQTNALAEISENPAEKLQADIERMTIDDEVARRLQMLDSTTNQLSE; from the coding sequence ATGAAAAAAGTTGTGTACTGGTTAATGGGTGAAAGAGCAGGACGAACTATAGTTGGTACTTGGAATTGGCTCTGGGGAATGCCTGTAGAATCTGGTGGTAAAGTGGCTGTGGCCGTAGCTGAGGAATCACTGCAATCAATGCAGGAATCGGTGCAAAAACTGGCTCAAGCTGTAGCTATGCAAGAAGCTTCTTATCAAACAGCTAAAACTAAATATCAAACAAAAGTCAAAGAATTACAAACCTTAGAACAGCAAGCAAGTATTGCCCAGCGTAGTGGTAATCAAGAAGCAGCGCGGATGGCGATGACCAAAGCAATTCAGACAGAGCAGATTTTGCCCAAACTGGAGGAAATGGTCAAGCAAGCCGAAGCAGCTGTGAATGCTTCCAAAGACAAGCTCAACCGGGAACGCATGAAGCTAGAAACCTACAAAGCTGACATGCAAAATATGAAAGATATGTCAGAGGTGAATGAGGCATTAGCGATGATTGCCAAAGTCAATAATGAATTTGACATTGGTTCAGCTAAAAGTGACTTTGAAAAAGCTAAAAGTGCAGTTGAACGACGGAATTTACAAACCAACGCTTTAGCAGAAATCTCTGAAAATCCAGCTGAAAAACTGCAAGCTGACATAGAACGCATGACTATAGACGACGAAGTTGCTCGTCGTTTGCAGATGTTGGATTCAACTACTAATCAATTATCAGAATAA
- a CDS encoding MBL fold metallo-hydrolase yields the protein MMDSPELIILDVGHGNCALIRDANGVIVIDCPPGGTLAETLEHLSIKEILHILISHSDADHIGGMIDLLSNEDIKIHNVYINPDAIKKSAIWLDLRIALADSRKRFGTVISKLTTTETGKFNIGSVNLEVLAPTYELILGGAGATDLKKRKLNSNSISAVIGIVHDSHRVAVLAGDIDDVGFENLVEDIHHCPADILVFPHHGGRPGSADAKIFAQQFCSFIQPKLIIFSIDRNRFNNPRTEIVEGIIYSVPDAHILCTQLSQQCTTSLPSSKPTHLNTLPARGLISNSCCGGTINIKINGSKTSYAEMTLHQEFIVNQVTSPICRKFLSM from the coding sequence ATGATGGACTCGCCTGAACTGATTATTTTAGATGTTGGACATGGAAATTGTGCGTTAATCAGAGATGCAAATGGTGTAATCGTTATTGACTGTCCACCTGGGGGTACGTTGGCAGAAACTCTTGAGCATCTATCTATTAAAGAAATTTTACATATCCTCATTTCCCATTCTGATGCAGATCATATTGGAGGTATGATTGATTTACTCTCAAATGAAGATATCAAAATTCACAACGTATATATAAACCCTGATGCAATTAAGAAAAGTGCAATTTGGTTAGATTTACGTATTGCTTTAGCAGATTCAAGAAAACGTTTCGGAACTGTAATTTCTAAACTAACGACAACAGAGACAGGAAAGTTTAATATTGGCTCAGTCAATTTAGAAGTACTTGCACCAACCTATGAATTAATACTTGGTGGTGCAGGTGCAACTGATTTAAAAAAAAGAAAATTGAATTCTAACTCAATATCAGCGGTGATTGGCATAGTCCATGATTCTCATAGAGTAGCTGTACTGGCAGGAGATATTGATGATGTAGGATTTGAGAATCTTGTTGAAGACATACATCATTGTCCTGCTGATATACTTGTTTTTCCTCATCATGGTGGAAGACCAGGGAGTGCAGATGCTAAAATATTCGCCCAGCAATTTTGTAGTTTTATCCAACCAAAGTTAATAATATTCTCAATTGATCGTAATCGTTTTAATAATCCCCGCACAGAAATAGTAGAGGGTATTATTTATTCAGTTCCAGATGCTCATATTTTATGCACTCAATTATCCCAACAATGTACTACTAGTCTTCCTAGTTCAAAGCCTACACATTTAAATACACTTCCTGCCAGAGGACTGATCAGTAATAGCTGTTGTGGAGGAACTATTAATATTAAAATAAATGGTAGCAAGACAAGTTATGCTGAGATGACTTTACATCAAGAATTTATTGTTAATCAAGTAACTAGCCCAATTTGTCGAAAGTTTTTATCTATGTAA